atttactgtttgtGAGTGTTACTTTAGTTATTCAGTCTTAAGAAATTAACATAGGCTGGAGTTATTGCATATCTCCAAAATTTACATAAGAATGTATGTAATTACCATTCTTTCAGTAATATCCAAATCCTTTATTCATAACATTTTTGGAATTTCAAAATTATCCAAATACAGCACTTCATTAAGACCTCACCCTCATCATTACAAACTTCAtagtcttcctcttcctccggCTCCTGGGTAAGGAGATAACAAAGAACACTTATCATTTTATCAAATAACATTTATCATTTTGTGACTACCATTTCGTATTCAAATCCTTATAAGGtcttgcacacaaacatacccagCCTTCTTCCAGTTTTGATCTTatgtgttttaatcatttttaaataatctgtAATACTTACTAAGCAGGAAATTGGTTTCCTGGTATTCATTCTGTGAGGATAAAAGATAACATTGCTGCAGTAACTTGAGAAGGTAAGAAAGTCTATTCTGTTACATATTACCAATTAGCTGATTAGGGCCTTAGTAAACTTAGtagtctcacacagacatcctCTGAACCCTCATCAATCCTTGTATAAAGGCTTCTTGGGTTttgggtgtttgttttgtttgttcattacAATATTGTTCTGGTGTCTATGTTCAGATCATTCAAAGTCTTGTTCATTGTTCTCACTCATCATTTTTGATTTCGGGTGGGCCTATGTTTGCTTGTTCAACCCAGACCTtacatgtttgtatttattccTTAATGACCTTATTAACAGGACTCTCCATAATCTGATTcctcttttattattattgaattataAGGACTTTTGTGTATTACATATCTGATTTATTCTGTTACTCCCAATATTGTTTAGTGCTTTGTTAGAGCAAATGTATATACATCTGATGGTATGAACTCACAATTCAGATATATTCCACAGAAATTGTAATACCTGGGACTAGGTGTAGGGGGCAGTCTTAGAGGTGGGAGTTGCATCTTTGTACTGCACCTGTGAACCAGAAAGAGGAACGGTTATGAATAATTCCAGGCAACAAATAATTCATTTGGTGAGTATTTTCAGGGGGAAAAATACATTCAACAGGTGTCACAATAAGGAACGAGATGACTTTCATCAGATCAGCCTGCATTACTGGTGGGTTTCGATTTTTTATTAAAGGAACCATGTCACGCACtgctgagcacacacagacatcaataACAAAGTATCAGACCGCGTTCAGTaacaagataaaaataaatctaagcATTTTGGTATGCCACAATGTAATCTTAAAACAGGCATTTTTATAAGAATAGCCTACATGCTTTCTTTATGAAACCTACTTGCATCATACAGTGGTGTGCCAGACTGGTGTAATGAAGGTTGAGAGAAATCATAGCCATACCTACTAATGCCTGGAGAATCGTCCTttgaagaaagagaaacagcttttcacagCACATACCATGTACCATTAAACAATTACCTATGTAATAGTGCAAATAATAAAAGGATGAAATTTGCAGACTAAAGGAATGTGAACTTAgtgttaaaatgtattgttattaaTATAGCTTCTTTGCTGGAGTGGAGAAGATAAGCTAACTCAGTGTTTAAAACTTACGTTATCAGGAACCTCATAGACATCTAGAAAACAATTGAAAAATAATCAGTAGTTatattttcatgttgttttttgtaatgTGATGCCCAATATACTATGTAGCCTGCAGTGCAGCTCATAAGAATTTGACACAGTTATTGCTGTTTTGGTTCTGTAGtccaaaaacttgaaatagacTTAATTGAAGGGTATTTTGGAGGGAACCTAAGTAACTGGGCAAATTATAATCTTACATACACTGACATATTTAATACATAGCTACTAATCCTTTGCAGTCAATAACTGCTTCAACTCGGTCAATGTAATGGATGGCTAGTTCCACTAGTGATGTTTTCAGTTAATAAGATTCTCACAAGACCAAAGATATCTGAATGGTGttccatataaataaaaactagaccaaaaaaaacaaaaaaacaaaaaatagcacCTGGACTGTCTGATCGCCTTGGAAAGTGTTGGTTTTCACGGTTGTCTGCGTGATCTatagagagaaaaatgaaaaatgatctCAAAATGCAATGATATTCTGAATCTTAAAATGCCACATGCAccgtttgttttatatttattttacagttagAAATCTTGCACAGTGTAATTTTTGGCTGAATGCTGAGCCTCAGCCTGCTAGAAAGGGTCTATATTGCTGTATTAATTTGGTGCTGGGCAGTAGCAAGAATCATGCATAGGAGTTTTGAAAAGGAGGTGCACTTGTGACAGTCCTGTGTAACTGAGGAAATCaccataaaaaaacaagaaatgttgAAAATACTTGGTGTATCCAAAGCTGATGTAGAATCTATACAATGAAAAGtcacattatttttctgttttgctgatGGTGCTGGAAGGGGTCAGTGTATTCTCTCATGAGGTTTTCATGTGGGTTGGTATTTGGTGCCCAAGAGGACAATGTAAATgtgatataaaaatatgaatagaGACAAAtagatttctgttttgttttgttttttttttgtttgtttttttgtatatcACTGTTTAAGGTGGATTAGCTCCAACATAATGCAGATTTTAACAGAGATCTTGCAAAAGGCCTCCATGCTTTGTTTTCTGAAGTATCTTATCTGTATGACCTTTCTCAGAAGGGTCAATATAGTTATCGTCATCCATGATTTCCTCTGGATGAACATAGTCTTCCTGCACAAAAAGAACATGCTTTTTAGATTTTAAGTAGTACCATGTTAGcagtttatcatttatttctattttaaatatgCTATACAAATAGACATGACTCACTAGAGTCATGTAATGTTTTTAGGATAGACTTGTCTGCTATGGAAAAGGGAATAAAGATTACAAAAAGGAAGTGCTATACTACATCATCTGAGACATTCTCTTGAAGTACAATGAAGCATATTTACTTACTTCATTTTTCATTGGCCGGTCTGGACTGGGCTTCTCAGGAATCGATGGTTTGATTGGCCATATGGCcgttgttggttttgtttgagtCATTCGACCAGGACGTGAGTCTGGAAAAGGTAAACAATACTGAACACAGGAAGTTGGTATATTTGAGCCAGTGATCTGGTGACAAAAGTCGTGGTTTTAATTTTGCATCAGAATGCGCTGACCTCATCTTATACCAGTGGACTCATATTTGAGTGGTATTTTCCACCTGCAGTTTTCAAGAAAGTAGTGATTGTATGATAAAATAGAGCCATGCAAGTGTTCTCTCCAtgtaaaatgaaactgaactttTTTACTAACTCAGTTTTAACCCTCATGGTGTTTTTTCCacttcagaaaagaaaaaaaaaatctaatttaaattcagttacataatttaaattaattcaattaattcATACTTCATtaaatatgtgtacatattttcTATTATTCAGGTATTCATTTTTGTGCTTTCTATGTAACTTTAAACATCAAAATTCCAAAATTACTGAGAAGTATAAGttgtattaaaaatatgttttgtcatttcttttcctttagtGTATCTTGGTGaaaaacacactaaccacactaatataaaaacaaaccaatgtttattatttgtgtagTGGTAAGATTTAGCTTCTCATTTCATCTGCATCCTGGGTCATACTGGGTTTGTATCTCAGTGATTGTGTGAGGTTACTTACCAAGATATTCTCCTGCATGGTAACGGGTAGCAGGGGCAGGCGTGAAGACTTCTTCACATGGTGGAGGCTCGTAGTTGTCATCATGTTCACCCTGCGGATCTTCATACACATCGCTATCCTGCAATAAGCCACATTTAGCACCGCTATGGTTATGTTCTCCTCTTCATTTACTAATCTATATTTGATCTAATCCTAATCTGTAGATATTTGTACAGTACAATATTGATTTAATTTCTATGGTTTTCCCTTCtagagaaagagtgaagagTAAAGAGTGAAACTCACAAACTCTGACCCAGACCACTCTGCTTGGTCATCccctaagaaaaaaaaacaaaacaagatgaatgtttactgtttattgctCGTTCATAAAATGCATTGATTATGACTAGCAAAATTAGTCCATCAATATTAGTCAATATATACTATGACTATAAAGTCAAACAGTCTTTAAAGTTCTAAAGTGACAGCTGAAGGTAAAAGGGGGTGACTTGCCAGGATAGTCTCTTGCAGGTACTTTTGGAGGtcctttgttttttattctgaaacaGAGTTATAAATATGCAGTGCATAATTGCAGAGGTAGATATTTGTATTTAAAGATATCCTTTCTCACGTGTGCCAAGTAAGACGCCTTGTTAAACATGGCCAAGACTATAGCTACAGGGATAGATATTATACtataaaaaaactaaacatacATTATAGCATGTAATATAGGTGCATATGAGCAGGGTTGCTGGGTAGCGTTAGTCCTCCATGGAATGCTACAGTTCCTGCACTGCATGAACTCAGATATTGGACAGCTGCATGCTGAGAAGGACCTTTGATTATCTGAGGGATGAATTCGATGTCATgatagcccccccccccgccaacaatgttgtcttgtgtgtgtgttcgtcaacgtggccacgccctccttgtgccTCACACCTGCTCATTATTGTGTCgtttatcatatgtataaaggtctgtcgtgTACATATGTTGGTGTTTCATGCTATTCGTCTCCGCATCCTGCCTAAAGCCTCCAGCGTTACAGTCAGTAGAAATCATTTTTGCACAAGCTGAAATGTAGCATCAGATAGTGGCAATACCCATGAACAACGTGAGGAGTGTTGATGCTCCTATTACTGACACCAAAGCCTTaagatgaaacattttcatctgttttctAAATGTACCTTGTAGACCACATGCATACCATGTAGAccacagagaaaaaaatctttgaGACAGGACATAGAAATGTGTTTTAGCAGAAATTGAAATTTGTTCAGTAGGCCTACAGTCAATCCCTTCAaactaattaaaattaataaattatagtgAACTATTCAATCAATTATAGTGAACTATTTAACTAAATAAACTCAGTGTAACTTGAATCAAAGCTGTTTATGGAAATGTAAACCAGTTTATGGAAGAACAGAGTGATAGGCAATTAATGTGACCAAAAAATAGGTATGCAACATCATTTTGATGTTTTGGGTTCACACCTGTTATTCAGTACAAAATAAGCCTCTGTAATGGACTCATCTCAGGTGTCAAAAATATGTTAACAAATGGAAGTCAGGAATTCATGTTTGCCACACAGATGGACACATTGAGTGCTTCGATTCTTTAAATCAAGACTCAACCAGCATGTCTGATGCAGTCCACTGTGGTGGCCTGAAGTGGAAAGGCATGTGCCTTGTCTTGTCTGCGTCAAGTGACGCTGAACCAGCAAAGGTTAGCAAATGACTACAGCACAAGCCTGGAACCAAAGTTTCTAGTCAGAAAACCGGCAGATAGCTACAGAGCAAGGCATGGTGAAGTAATAAATGATTATTGTCCTTTCTTGGAAAGACCTAGGACATGTAAGAATATGCATGAAAAAGATTACACCCTGGTCATTATATGAACTTTCGCAACATTGTGTACATGTTGCCTTGTTTGAATTCCTGTGAATTCAGACTATttctacaaaaacaaactgacAGGAGGCATAACTCATAAGTAAAACATATAGTTACTGCCTCGAGTCAGTGGAAGTAAATCAGGGGTTAAAGAATGATAAATATTCTTGGTTAGCAGATTAGTTAGTATTTCAGATGAAATTGCAAGCTTTGTCATACCGATCCAATGTATTTCTGCCAGTTTTGAGAATATTAGCTGTCTGTTCATTCTGAAacctgaaaataaaattaaaataagagCACTTAATTACTTATCAGGTGTTAAATGTAGTTTCTTAGTTTAGTCTTTTGCCAAAAAATCCCCctcaaaatcaaaaacaacaaacaaacaaatgcaactCGGGCAAACATGTCAGTCAACTCAACTAATCATACATGTTCATAGGCACATAGCACACATTGCAAGCACCCTTCACACAGGTATTCTACCATATACAGCTAAATGCTCTGTTACCTCTGTTAGTATGTTTGTACAATTGCACTTCCTGTTTGGACTCTGAGTGAGGAACTGAGAGCCACACATGACTACAGATGTTTCCTACCCTTAAAGCATAATAACTATTTTTGTTCACCCATGGATATATTAAAATTATCTTCTATAAATTATTTGTCCcccgcccccaacacacacacacacacacacacacacacacacacacacaccaaaactgATATCAAACATATTGTTCATATAGTTTTGTCTATTTTTTGCTAAACAATTTGAAACCCACCTTTTCAATCGGTTGAAAATACTGTCGTCATTCTTTTTGATGTCCTGGACTATTTTTTGGAGCTGCCTGAAATTTCGATGAAGAGCATAATTAAAATGGACATTTCCCAAAGTCCTTCAGCACTGTCAGTGTGGGAGTGAATGTAAACTTTCATGCATATCACAACATTACAGTTTTCTCTTTGAATGATTGGTTGGCTTTATGCCCTCATTAAGTGTCATTACACTTTGTGATCAACGTTGATATTTTattgaaataataattattaataatttttaccacataaaaaagaacaaaaacgtGCTgaaaaagtttttgttttgaatatgCTAAGAAGGGTTTTGGGCTAAGCAAGTCTGTACCCCTCTTTCCCAAATCTCATACACTTTCCAGACAACTACTTACAAGGTTAACATTacactaatattaaaatgtaaggTCACCACTTTCCACATACAGCATTCTGCTGATTATGTGGGAGTTAACACCACAGGACACTGACTCATGGCTCCCGGGTGTCTGCAGCCTTCCATGCGTCATGTGGGagggtgtatatatgtgtatgtgtgtttgtgggagtaGAGCTGCAGGTGTATGACTGAGGAAAATGAGACGTATAATCAACAATGATAACAGAATgcacagtgaatgaaaacattcatcCAGCCAAAGTAACTTGCACTGATGTTTTGAAAGTGTAAGCTTGTTAGGACAGGTTTAAAAGTGTAACATTACTACTGAATAATTTCTCTGTTTTATCAACTCTTGCTCCACCTCCCTTAACTTATAAGCATtaatttttgaatgtttaaagCAAATAGTTAAatgaatttacatttgtttttacaaatgtttttacatttgtaaaaacatttgtaaaaacatttgtaaaaacaaatgtttgtttacatttgtttttacatttgtttttacaaatgttcCTGGTACTTAGTTTAACTTAAGcataaagaaattaaactgaCGCTACACTGTACCTATACGAAACACATAACTTTTTGCCAAcacaatttaatataatatacaatacaGCACTTTTTAGATTGAACACTTGTAGGTAATAAATTCAGCAAACTGAAATGGAAGGCTTTCTTACCTAAGTTTCTCACTAGCAGGAGCAGTTATCTTGCTTAAGGTCTCCATACTGGGAGTGTGAATAAGTGAAGATGAGTGCTCTCTGTAGGTTGAGCCTGACAGATCTTGCACTTGGCAGAGAGCCAAGGCTCAGACACATGACACTTGTGGTTAGTCTTTTTCCCCTTTGTCTttctaaatgtttcataattaaaAATAGACTACATAATAGTATGAGTAATAGTACAACAGTGACAGGTTTGGGCTAAGACCTCTTGcatgataaaaatgtatattcacTCTTTACTTATTTTGCCCACATATACTGTacaagaataaaatgtatatgcatgcaAAATTTGATGTAAATACAATGGTTAAATGATTTATAATATATGTCTAATAATGTTGGGGTTACTGTTAtactgtttagtttttttctatAAGTCATAAAATAAGATGGCGTTTGTGATTTTGTTACATATGtaatagataaataattttCTGATAGTGAATTCTACACCAGGGCCAAAATTACAAATGGGAGGGCGTAACGCGGAGTGCTTCGCTATTTGTTGTTGAGATGTCCCATACTGCAACTCTCTGCAAAGCTGGGTTTGGTTTTTCTACTGTTTTACATAagtttgttttacaaaaatacaaaatatacacaaaaatattaaagtacATACATGTCTCAACAGTATTTagagtattttcatttaaagatgGTTGgattaatttaatataatctccTTTTCATGACAACAAAAATTGGCCTTGAACCTGAGAATTTGTGACCACAAAACTTAGCctttattattacatatatactTTTGTATATGCATTTAATGGTATGAAGTTTTGTAGCACCGAAGCACACAATGTTTGCATATATTTCTACTAGACCAATAAGAACGCATTTAAGAGAAGGTAACGCCCTTTGGAATTGAGGCCGAACAAACGGGGAAACCAAGAATGAAACTGCTGCGTACACTTACTGTTATCTTTATGTGTCAGTAGGGGGCAGTATTGTTCGTATCGCTTGGGCGAAAACCGAGTAAAGCTGGGTTCCAAATTAAACTCCAACACGTGTCCGTCGTGTTATTGAAAGTAGGCGCTATATGTTGTCTTTTTGAAATGTTACGTTAGTGCAGACATAACATAATGGACGACTAGGCATGTGATTTTGCTCCGGACATATTCGCGTTCATACACGGACTCAGGAGGTGGGTGATGAGAAGATTGTGGGAGCACTGCGATTTTGGCGGTGATAGACGGGGATAGACTTGGCGGGGGTAGACTTGTCAAAACCGCTTGGTCGGGCTGACGTAAAGCTGTGTTATTTTCGTCGAGCAAGGGCATAACTAATaattatgactaaataaatGCAATCCGTGTGCAAAATCGAATCAAAGTGATGACTTTTGGTACAAAGTTAATGTATGCGGGAAGCGCGTTTGCagaggtaaaaaaaacccccccaaaaacgGTCAGTGGCGTAATGCAGCGGTTTCGTTATTTCAGCTGACACTGCCCCCCAGAAGCCGTCGATATAAAGGTGAAACTTTACGTCGTTAAGGGTGATTATCCACCACTGTTTCATAGAGTGGCTACACAAAATCAGACCGGAAAGATTAGGGCAGTACGTATGAACACGTTGGATTATGTATGTAAGGaacatgctgctgttttctctAAGGAGCTTGGAGTTGTGAAATGCACTGAGGCAGGTGTGTCACTGAAGTCTGAGCACAAACCCAAGTTTTTACAGCCCAGAATGGTCCCAAATGCAGTGTCCAAGGGTTAATGCTGAATGAAAACGCCTCACGGACATAGGAGTGTTGCCACAGTACAGTATTGATTGGGCCACTGCTGTCGTCCCAGAACTAAAGGAAACTGGAGCAGTGCCTTTCCTCCAAGTTGAACATTACCCAATTCTGCAGATTGAAGATCTCAGCGGTTCAGCAAGATAGATCTGTCCTATGCCTATCTGCAGATGAAAGTTGACAAACATTCGCAAAAGCTCCTAACAATTACCATGTAGAATAGCCTCTTTTGTTATAATTGCCTTCCTTTTGGTATTGCCTGAGCTCTAGACATCTTTCAGAAGGCCATGGACCAGATACTGCAAGGGATACATGATGTCCACTACAATCTGGGTGATTTTCTGGTAATGAGGCGCACCGATACTGAACATCTTGAGCATTTGGATGCAGTTCTTGGATGTCTGCAGGACTTTGGCTTGCGGGTTGAGAAGGGAATGTGTGAACTCTTCAGAGACTATCTGGAGTACTTGGGACACATAATTGATGTTGCAGGGTTGCACAGATTTCCAGAGAAAGTTGCTGAGGCGCCAGCTCCATCCAACCTGACCCAGTTAAGATTGTTTTTTGAGTTTGATCAAATATTATGGCCCATTCATTCTCAATCTGACAACGGTGGCTTTGGTCTACAGAATATGAATCTGCAATCAGGAGGCAAAGGAACAGCTTGCCACACAACGTACGGACACATCATGACCCTGGAAGCAGTATCCGGTCGGCATGTGATGCATCGCCGTCCGGTATTGGTGCGGTCATCTCTCATGTGCTTCCCAATGGTGAAGAGAGGCCAGGAGCTTTTGCATAGTTCACAAATTGAGCCTCACCTTAGCAATCATATTTGAAGTAATAAGTTCCACCAATATCTCTATGGGCGAAAGCTCACACTCCTCACTGATCTTTGCCCCCTGAACACAATCTTTGGTGCACAGAAAGTGGTTACTTCTATGGCAGCAGCACGCATGCAGAGGTGGGATTTAGTCCATTACTCCATTGAGTACAAGAAAGCAGCACACCATGTTAACGCTGATGGTCTCTTGCGGCTGATGTTATGAGTGCAACGCGAAGACAAGGCAAATGGAAACACTTCCAGTCAACTCCAGTGACATTCATTGCAAAAGGCAGAGCACAGGCAGATCCTACCTTATCAGCAGTCTTGAGACTGATCATGCAGGGGGACAGAGCACTGAGTAAGCTGAATGTCAGTGGGCTATTCCTTAACAGGTGTCTGTGCATCAAGTAGACTTGATGTGAGGGAGGAGAGGCATTGTCTTTCCTAAACTGCGCTGGAGGGTCCCGGAAGAGTTACACACTGGCCATCCTGGTGTGGTCAGAATGAGGAATATATTGTCTTTTTGAAACGTTATGCTGTTTGTTAGGCATAACCACAGTGATGATGCCCTCTACTGTGGTGGTAGCACTGCTGCTTGTGGGTAGATTTTGTGCTAATTCAGTACTTTTTGTCTGACTGTATGGATGCTGCTCTTATACTAGGTTTTTAGGTAAAGGTTTAAGCTTATTAGTGGCAGTTCTGCATGTTAACTGTTCAGTTCAAGCTTGTACACATTGTATACAAAATAAACGTCTTGTTTTTGAAGAtgcaaaagtaaaaacaaaaagggttTTTTCATGGTGTTTTCTCTcaaccaaaaaaagagaaaacccacaaaacaaaa
This region of Electrophorus electricus isolate fEleEle1 chromosome 11, fEleEle1.pri, whole genome shotgun sequence genomic DNA includes:
- the blnk gene encoding B-cell linker protein, which encodes METLSKITAPASEKLRQLQKIVQDIKKNDDSIFNRLKRFQNEQTANILKTGRNTLDRIKNKGPPKVPARDYPGDDQAEWSGSEFDSDVYEDPQGEHDDNYEPPPCEEVFTPAPATRYHAGEYLDSRPGRMTQTKPTTAIWPIKPSIPEKPSPDRPMKNEEDYVHPEEIMDDDNYIDPSEKDHADNRENQHFPRRSDSPDVYEVPDNDDSPGISRCSTKMQLPPLRLPPTPSPRMNTRKPISCLEPEEEEDYEVCNDEGVTKRPEKTVKDSKPRPLPRELNHPKPPFFQKASIPAKANEAAPKSVARDSANHGAGQPTKVFYRMKMPMPCDSPSQKFTAAERGSLSQEDIEAREQEQKAGVFNKPWYTSTCHRKTAEDILIRSAKDGSYLVRKSSGLDALQPYTLVVFYNSRVYNIPVRYIPDTKQYALGKQKSREERFNSVSEIIENHQRNTLVLVDTQSHTKDSTKLRHALTP